Within Xiphias gladius isolate SHS-SW01 ecotype Sanya breed wild chromosome 14, ASM1685928v1, whole genome shotgun sequence, the genomic segment AgtccagcagccacagcagcagatcATCAGCCTGCCGGCTTTCGTGGATCACGACGGCACCACGAAGATCATCATCAACTACAGCATCAGCCCTGCAGCCGCCACCACTGCCACTACCCAGCCTGCATCGCTTGTTGTCAAAAACAACGCCCCCGCTCCCGCTGTGACTAGCGCTGCAGCAGCACCTACCCCCACCAAAACAGATAAATCCCCAACGCCAGAGGTGGCCGACCTCACCATCGTCAAGGCAGAGCCAGAGTCAGTGCCCGTCACGGACGTGGAGGCAGAGGCAgccacaaagacagaaatggaAACTGTTAAAACTTCAGATGTAGCTCAGATGCCAAAAGCCAACAGCACCAGTGCATGTTTACTATGTGATGACTGTCCCGACAACCTGGAGGCATTGCACCTCCTCCAGCATCGTAAAGCGGCCAATGGGGAAGCTGTTGATTCTGCTGCCCTGGACCCCTCATTTGCCGCTTTGCTGAGTGAGGCAGGAGTGACGCTGGAGGAGCCGCCCGTGGACGACCTCCTCTCACTCCTTAAGACCTACTTCGCCTCAAATGCCAATCCCAGCGAGGAAGAGCTGACAAAGATCTCAGAGTCTGTTAGTATTCCCGTGGATGTGGTCAGAAAGTGGTTTGCCAAGATGAACTCTGGGAAAAATGTGCGCAAAAACCGCAGTGACACTACGGCGGTTTccaaaaagactgaaaccacAAATTCCAGCTCAGAGGACACGTCGAATCAGAACGGAGAGGAAGAAGACGACACCACCCAGGAAACCACCAACAAAGTCTCATCAGAATCTGGAAGCACTTCTCCGTCGGACTCCACATCACTAAACCTCAACACCGGGGACCTTGTCATTGTTAAAAGCGAGCCAGAAGACCCAGAGGCCACGGACTCCCAGGCAGAGCCCCTGGACCTCTCCCTTCCTAAACATATCGCTGCAGCATTGGAAACCAAACTGACCACGCCTCCCGcaaagcagcaggagcagccTCTGAACCTGACCTGCCTGAGGAAGGAGCAGCTGGAGGGTCAAACAATCTACGTCACCACACCTCAGACCGGAAGACCTGTCAACATCGTCACTGCCGCGCAGCTGCCCACACTAGTGGCCATTGCTGGTCAGGGCACAGTGGGCTGTCTCAGCGCCATCAACACCACAACGAAGCGGACCATCCTCATCCCCCAGCTCACATACACCTACGCCACTACGGCCGGCAACGCCTCTGGAGCAAAGACTGTCGTACTCAACGGCCATAAGGTTTGTAGAGCTGAACATTAAGTCttccaaccagtctgtctttgTGGGTTACATATTTCTCCTACTGGCTACTCTTTCAGGTAACCAGTCTTCCAAAACTACTCAGAAAACATACATCAAATGGCCTGGAAATTTTTTAATGCATTGGCTGCTGTGACAGGAAAAGAACTGTTTAGTTTTGGGACGTTattacattaaacaaataacagcagcaaatcctcagaaagttgagaagctgaaactagtGAATGTGACGCACTGTTACCGTGCAGCATTGAAGCTGGTGAAGTGTTTTCTGAAAAGTCAGGTATCTTAGCATCtatattttttaagtcattCAACTGAGCTGACATGACAGTGGACAACCTGAAAATGTCCATTTTAGTTTCCACTATAGTCAATAATGATGTTACCGTACATGCTAGATACCTATTTATTGGAGTCAAGCGTTTCTAGGCAGAACAGGTgcttacaacaataaaataaatgacatgtATTTGAGGTATTTATCTCATGCCATTAACTGGAACTTTGTACTGTTAATTCACGAATGAAATACACTCAAATTCCATATATGACAGCAGATGTATCGACTCTatatacatttcaaaaacatccTTACTTCTTAACGTCTCCTGACTGTGTCAGAAAGAACCCAGAATAAGATAGAGCTGCAGCAAATAGTTGATCAGTCAATGaattgattgaaagaaaattcatctgcaacaattttgacaaaTCGATtaatagtttctgtttttcaagcaaaaattccacGTATTTTCTGGTCCAAGTTcttaaaatgtgaggatttgctgcttttctgtgtcacaTGTGAGAGTAAATTAAACGTCTCTGGACTGTTTGTCAGGCAGTAATcggaaaattattaaaaataatcgtGATttttggcagattaattgataatgaaagtaatcattagtCGTGGTCCTATCTGTGGACTTTGGAGAATGCATtattctctgctgctgcagtgactcTGTCCAGAACGATGCAGGTGAGGCTGACAAAACCCACTGCAGCAAAGCAACACGGCATTACATCAGTAAATGAGAGCTTGGACTTGGTCTCAGAGATCCGGGAGTCATGCAGGAAGACTTTTAAGCCCCCCGAGGTGCTTTCATCATGAGAAGATGTTTCGCTACCTGACTCTGGCCTCTAAGATAACTGTTCAGAAAACGGCACATATTTATGCCTCTGGTTCCTTTGTGTGGCCAGTTGAATGTTCCACATGAAACCAAAAGTAAATcttaaatacacatataaatattaggatgacatctttttttccccaacaccACCCTGCCTCATTCTCATTTAGTTACATTACCTTCACACTTTCAGACTTAACCACTTTTTATTGTTCCACTGCAGCAGCCTAAAGGTATCAACTTTAGGGAGAACTCAATCAAAAGGAGATTTTTACTCTGACATTGACCGTGCAGACCTCTCAGACAAACTGGAGATTAAAACTACGATCACTAAGCTTATTTTCCTCACTTTCAGGGTTACTGCCTTCGCTTGACATATGGCATTAAATAATTGAATCCCAATGATTAACGACTTCCCCCCATTTTACAGCAGGAGAAACGCGTGGACAGCAGCTCAGATGCCGTGTCCGCAGTGGAGGAGCAGAACGACTCAGACTCAGCCGGGCTGATGAAGAAGCGACGCCTGGAAAACGGCGTCTACCCCTGCGATCTTTGCTCCAAGGTCTTCCAGAAGGGCAGCTCCCTGCTCAGGCACAAATACGAACACACAGGTAGgccttaaaaaggaaaagttcacCGAAACACACGTCCTCAGTTGACTATATGGCGTTCTAAAATAATGCAGCACATCACCAGCGAGGTCATGTGCTGCATTAACACTATTGCGCTAAACTGTTTGTGTCATTACATCTGCCAGTCTCAGTCAAGAACTGCTTTCAAAGATCATTTAACTAAGTCTGGTTTATGTTATTCAGCAGGggttcggttttttttttttccttactgaGTTTCCCAAGGCCGTGATTTTACATGTGACCTCACATCTCATTAAACGCGTTGTACTTTGTGTGattgcaccttttttttaacGGGACACCTGGACTATAATCGCACCAGCTCAGAACCTGTGAACATCAGTGTTAACAGAGATGAGACCCCTGAGGTGAATTAACTTGATGGTCTCCCTCAAGCCCCAGCTAGCATCACACGGGAATGTGGTTCAATTAAAATCTGTTAGCAGTTAGCTGTGATCTGCACTACTGTGCACAGGTGTGTGTCGGTTCAGCcatgacaccacacacacacacacacacacccttcagTGCTGTTGTCATATACCACCTATGTTTATTGGAATGCttcaggggattttttttttttttttttaaaggatattgctgatgtttttctcaTATGGTCCACAAATCCCTAATCCCGTGGGGAAAACCAACAACTTTCTGAATTCCCTACCTGGTATGTGGCAGTCAGCCACGAGCGCTTTGCTTCCCACTGTAGACATTTTTCCTAGAAACGTGGCACAAATACATAGTTTCAGAGGCCAGAGTCATTTTTAACagtaaagtctttttttttcctctaaattagtcattttaaaatcatttttaatagtttttggaggaacaacagtggagctctatggcacagaggaataatatatatatcagGCTGTGAATACACAGACAGTACTTGAAATTAGGATAAATTCATGAGATTTCTTGACAATAGGAAAAGTGTAGGAAATTGTGGTTTGTCATATGTGAAGGATTTATAGTGTTTTGGGTAGCTACAAGACGTCAGTTACTCTGCTGggtgttaatgttaattttcaaAACTCCCCAGCCGTTTTTCCAATTGATCACCCTCTCATAGCTCCATTCTCCATATTTACCCTGCATGAAGCCAGAGAATGGAGCTGTAAGGGGGTGACCagcattatttcacatttggtctATTTAATAAAGTATGTCATAAAGGCCAATTACAGGTAATCACCTCGAAAGCAGTGGTTGCTAGACTTTTTGTTTTGCGACACTGAAAACAAAGCGTTGTCTGCTTGCGTCACGGGTTGCTTACGGCATGTCTACTGGTTTTgaccagttcaaccaaagaCATATTATTCCTCGTTTTATTCAGATTATTTGAAGATTTGTGAAGTAATACATTTATCCAGTAATTCataagaaaatctgaaaaaaaagaagaaaaaaattctctctcctgcttttctatcctgttaatcatctcaGGAGTTTAGATTAATTTTGTGACCCCTTTTGGCTGAGGGCCACTGCCTTAGAGTATAATACCGTAAGTCATAAATTACTTTCATAAACATTTGGTGACAACTTTGAAGCACCGGCACCGACACCATATTTTGCAATTTCCTTAAGCTTTCTCTACCCAGCATTGGTGTCACAGGGAAAAGGCTCCTGCTCTGACTCTTTCTTGTTTCATCTGCAGGAAAACGGCCTCATGAGTGCAACGTCTGCAAGAAGGCTTTCAAACACAAGCACCACCTGATCGAACACTCGAGGCTGCACTCCGGTGAGAAACCCTACCAGTGCGACAAGTGCGGGAAGCGTTTCTCTCACTCCGGCTCGTATTCCCAGCACATGAACCACCGCTACTCCTACTGCAAGAAGGACGGCTCAAACTCGGGCTCGGGCTCTGGTTCGGGGCCGCGCAGGGTTCAGTCGGAGCTCGGCAGCCCCGGCGCCGGGCCGCAGTCGGACAGCCGGACCACCACCCCGCCCTCCCAACTCGACTCGGACgagagggagagtgaggaagaggaggacgaagaCGACGAGGCCATGTGCATGGACGACATCCGGGTCGTGCAGGTGGACGACGGCGAGTGCGAGATCTACGAGGGTAACTTCGATGACGATGAGGAGGACGGAGAGGAGATGGCAGAGGAAGAGACGACAAGAGAAGGAGTGGCGGGAGGGGAAAAGACGGAGAGGGAGTTTGCGTGTGATGTGGTGGAGATCGAGCTGGCGGACGATCGCGTGGAAGAcgaagagatggaggaaagaaCCGAAGACAAGCAGGAAGCAGCAGGTgtggaaacagaggaaatggcAGACT encodes:
- the LOC120799071 gene encoding zinc finger E-box-binding homeobox 1-like isoform X1 produces the protein MADGPRCKRRKQANPRRSSVTNFNNGLEASSDSDDEDKLHIVEEDSLQEPEVADADRTTPQDSHDATTTVLPQNGSWNGVKEECASEEEDEAAKDALVEEILQQGDTTIIYPEAPEDEQSPAETGGADENGTPDSFSQLHTCPYCSRGYKRNASLKEHIKYRHETSEDNYSCSHCSYTFTYRSQLERHMSHHRGTREQVHVSQSTGGSGGTGGNRKFKCTECSKAFKYKHHLKEHLRIHSGEKPYECSNCKKRFSHSGSYSSHISSKKCVGAAPPNGVARTSIKSPPPTTQTTPVVIAPARVILKEKTESKPLQEQLPVTQIKSEPVEYECKPVTAAPATSAGTNGVVNGGTAQPAVVPAATLPQGVAMVVPTVGLMSPISINLNDLQNVLKVAMDGNVLRQVLGSANGVVTQGKQGIVVQQPQQQIISLPAFVDHDGTTKIIINYSISPAAATTATTQPASLVVKNNAPAPAVTSAAAAPTPTKTDKSPTPEVADLTIVKAEPESVPVTDVEAEAATKTEMETVKTSDVAQMPKANSTSACLLCDDCPDNLEALHLLQHRKAANGEAVDSAALDPSFAALLSEAGVTLEEPPVDDLLSLLKTYFASNANPSEEELTKISESVSIPVDVVRKWFAKMNSGKNVRKNRSDTTAVSKKTETTNSSSEDTSNQNGEEEDDTTQETTNKVSSESGSTSPSDSTSLNLNTGDLVIVKSEPEDPEATDSQAEPLDLSLPKHIAAALETKLTTPPAKQQEQPLNLTCLRKEQLEGQTIYVTTPQTGRPVNIVTAAQLPTLVAIAGQGTVGCLSAINTTTKRTILIPQLTYTYATTAGNASGAKTVVLNGHKQEKRVDSSSDAVSAVEEQNDSDSAGLMKKRRLENGVYPCDLCSKVFQKGSSLLRHKYEHTGKRPHECNVCKKAFKHKHHLIEHSRLHSGEKPYQCDKCGKRFSHSGSYSQHMNHRYSYCKKDGSNSGSGSGSGPRRVQSELGSPGAGPQSDSRTTTPPSQLDSDERESEEEEDEDDEAMCMDDIRVVQVDDGECEIYEGNFDDDEEDGEEMAEEETTREGVAGGEKTEREFACDVVEIELADDRVEDEEMEERTEDKQEAAGVETEEMADCEANTDKSIREGSDSSEPTEEVVTNAK
- the LOC120799071 gene encoding zinc finger E-box-binding homeobox 1-like isoform X3, whose product is MDVTNFNNGLEASSDSDDEDKLHIVEEDSLQEPEVADADRTTPQDSHDATTTVLPQNGSWNGVKEECASEEEDEAAKDALVEEILQQGDTTIIYPEAPEDEQSPAETGGADENGTPDSFSQLHTCPYCSRGYKRNASLKEHIKYRHETSEDNYSCSHCSYTFTYRSQLERHMSHHRGTREQVHVSQSTGGSGGTGGNRKFKCTECSKAFKYKHHLKEHLRIHSGEKPYECSNCKKRFSHSGSYSSHISSKKCVGAAPPNGVARTSIKSPPPTTQTTPVVIAPARVILKEKTESKPLQEQLPVTQIKSEPVEYECKPVTAAPATSAGTNGVVNGGTAQPAVVPAATLPQGVAMVVPTVGLMSPISINLNDLQNVLKVAMDGNVLRQVLGSANGVVTQGKQGIVVQQPQQQIISLPAFVDHDGTTKIIINYSISPAAATTATTQPASLVVKNNAPAPAVTSAAAAPTPTKTDKSPTPEVADLTIVKAEPESVPVTDVEAEAATKTEMETVKTSDVAQMPKANSTSACLLCDDCPDNLEALHLLQHRKAANGEAVDSAALDPSFAALLSEAGVTLEEPPVDDLLSLLKTYFASNANPSEEELTKISESVSIPVDVVRKWFAKMNSGKNVRKNRSDTTAVSKKTETTNSSSEDTSNQNGEEEDDTTQETTNKVSSESGSTSPSDSTSLNLNTGDLVIVKSEPEDPEATDSQAEPLDLSLPKHIAAALETKLTTPPAKQQEQPLNLTCLRKEQLEGQTIYVTTPQTGRPVNIVTAAQLPTLVAIAGQGTVGCLSAINTTTKRTILIPQLTYTYATTAGNASGAKTVVLNGHKQEKRVDSSSDAVSAVEEQNDSDSAGLMKKRRLENGVYPCDLCSKVFQKGSSLLRHKYEHTGKRPHECNVCKKAFKHKHHLIEHSRLHSGEKPYQCDKCGKRFSHSGSYSQHMNHRYSYCKKDGSNSGSGSGSGPRRVQSELGSPGAGPQSDSRTTTPPSQLDSDERESEEEEDEDDEAMCMDDIRVVQVDDGECEIYEGNFDDDEEDGEEMAEEETTREGVAGGEKTEREFACDVVEIELADDRVEDEEMEERTEDKQEAAGVETEEMADCEANTDKSIREGSDSSEPTEEVVTNAK
- the LOC120799071 gene encoding zinc finger E-box-binding homeobox 1-like isoform X2, with amino-acid sequence MSTCAVTNFNNGLEASSDSDDEDKLHIVEEDSLQEPEVADADRTTPQDSHDATTTVLPQNGSWNGVKEECASEEEDEAAKDALVEEILQQGDTTIIYPEAPEDEQSPAETGGADENGTPDSFSQLHTCPYCSRGYKRNASLKEHIKYRHETSEDNYSCSHCSYTFTYRSQLERHMSHHRGTREQVHVSQSTGGSGGTGGNRKFKCTECSKAFKYKHHLKEHLRIHSGEKPYECSNCKKRFSHSGSYSSHISSKKCVGAAPPNGVARTSIKSPPPTTQTTPVVIAPARVILKEKTESKPLQEQLPVTQIKSEPVEYECKPVTAAPATSAGTNGVVNGGTAQPAVVPAATLPQGVAMVVPTVGLMSPISINLNDLQNVLKVAMDGNVLRQVLGSANGVVTQGKQGIVVQQPQQQIISLPAFVDHDGTTKIIINYSISPAAATTATTQPASLVVKNNAPAPAVTSAAAAPTPTKTDKSPTPEVADLTIVKAEPESVPVTDVEAEAATKTEMETVKTSDVAQMPKANSTSACLLCDDCPDNLEALHLLQHRKAANGEAVDSAALDPSFAALLSEAGVTLEEPPVDDLLSLLKTYFASNANPSEEELTKISESVSIPVDVVRKWFAKMNSGKNVRKNRSDTTAVSKKTETTNSSSEDTSNQNGEEEDDTTQETTNKVSSESGSTSPSDSTSLNLNTGDLVIVKSEPEDPEATDSQAEPLDLSLPKHIAAALETKLTTPPAKQQEQPLNLTCLRKEQLEGQTIYVTTPQTGRPVNIVTAAQLPTLVAIAGQGTVGCLSAINTTTKRTILIPQLTYTYATTAGNASGAKTVVLNGHKQEKRVDSSSDAVSAVEEQNDSDSAGLMKKRRLENGVYPCDLCSKVFQKGSSLLRHKYEHTGKRPHECNVCKKAFKHKHHLIEHSRLHSGEKPYQCDKCGKRFSHSGSYSQHMNHRYSYCKKDGSNSGSGSGSGPRRVQSELGSPGAGPQSDSRTTTPPSQLDSDERESEEEEDEDDEAMCMDDIRVVQVDDGECEIYEGNFDDDEEDGEEMAEEETTREGVAGGEKTEREFACDVVEIELADDRVEDEEMEERTEDKQEAAGVETEEMADCEANTDKSIREGSDSSEPTEEVVTNAK